Proteins encoded in a region of the Armatimonadota bacterium genome:
- the kdnA gene encoding 8-amino-3,8-dideoxy-alpha-D-manno-octulosonate transaminase, producing the protein MYRIGEEEVEEVRKVLLSGLLFRVGEGVEGHLHEVDRFEREWAQTIGTEYALCMAGGGTAALICGLVGMGIGPGDEVIVPGYTWMATATSVLAVGAIPVIAEVDETLAIDPEDVRRKITPNTRAIIPVHMVGRPANLQALLDIAHEHGLMVLEDCCQADGGSYRGKRLGSWGDAGAFSFNYFKIISCGEGGALTTNNRTLYERALVFHDGGAAFRPYAKDLGIPIFVGIQLRADEVMGAILRVQLRRLDGILNDLRRIRKRFEQELSDVPGLRIAPNNDPAGDCGVVVAFQFDSEADARAFAQQAGGWLPIDSGKHVYSNWEPLLQKRIMHHPDMNPFNHPRNQGLRAEYTPDMCPRTLDVLARTVFISLHPDWSEDAVTKRIETCRKAVREAVAQ; encoded by the coding sequence ATGTATCGCATTGGCGAAGAAGAAGTGGAGGAAGTACGCAAGGTGCTGCTCAGTGGGCTCCTGTTCCGCGTGGGTGAGGGAGTAGAGGGGCACCTGCATGAGGTAGACCGGTTTGAGCGCGAGTGGGCACAGACCATCGGCACGGAGTATGCGCTATGCATGGCAGGGGGCGGCACTGCTGCGCTCATTTGCGGGCTGGTAGGCATGGGTATCGGGCCGGGCGACGAGGTGATCGTGCCCGGCTACACCTGGATGGCGACCGCCACCAGCGTACTGGCGGTAGGGGCGATACCGGTTATCGCCGAGGTGGACGAGACGCTCGCCATAGACCCCGAGGATGTGCGTCGTAAAATCACGCCGAACACGCGGGCAATCATCCCTGTTCACATGGTAGGACGGCCTGCCAACCTTCAGGCGTTACTGGACATCGCTCACGAGCACGGCTTGATGGTGCTGGAAGACTGTTGCCAGGCGGACGGTGGCAGCTACCGAGGCAAGCGGTTGGGCAGCTGGGGTGACGCGGGCGCATTCAGCTTCAACTACTTCAAGATTATCTCCTGTGGAGAAGGCGGCGCGTTGACCACAAACAACCGCACCCTGTACGAACGCGCCCTGGTGTTCCACGACGGCGGAGCAGCGTTCCGCCCCTACGCCAAAGATCTGGGCATTCCTATTTTCGTCGGCATCCAGCTGCGCGCGGACGAAGTGATGGGGGCGATATTGCGCGTGCAGTTGCGCCGGCTGGACGGCATCCTGAACGACCTGCGCCGCATCCGCAAACGGTTCGAGCAAGAGCTGTCGGATGTGCCGGGCTTGCGCATCGCACCTAACAACGACCCTGCAGGGGACTGCGGTGTGGTGGTGGCTTTCCAGTTTGACTCGGAGGCGGATGCGCGGGCATTTGCCCAACAGGCAGGTGGCTGGCTGCCTATCGACAGCGGCAAGCACGTCTATTCCAACTGGGAGCCTCTGTTGCAGAAGCGTATCATGCACCATCCTGACATGAACCCCTTCAACCACCCGCGCAATCAGGGATTGCGCGCCGAGTACACGCCAGACATGTGCCCGCGCACGCTGGATGTTCTCGCACGTACGGTGTTTATCTCTCTTCATCCTGACTGGAGCGAGGACGCGGTGACGAAGCGCATCGAGACGTGTCGGAAGGCGGTGAGGGAGGCGGTAGCACAGTGA
- the ptb2 gene encoding phosphate butyryltransferase: MGYTNFDQILEDAARLKRNKVAVACAHEQSVMEALRLAQNASLAQPLFIGDAERIYAIAHDLEYAITPDMVLDEPDDIAAARRAVQMVREGECDVLMKGQIHTADLLRAILDREAGLRTGRIMSHVFILELKDRLLMVTDGAMNIKPDLMQKAQIICNAVFVAQGLGIRRPKVAVLAAVETVNPDVPSTIDAAILSKMAERNQIPDCIVDGPFQMDNILSEEAARMKRLNSPVAGNADIVLVPDIEAGNALVKMFAHASSGRVAGILVGASAPVVLTSRADTAESKMLSIAVAAILANPPRRARIRLGTVSV, from the coding sequence ATGGGCTATACCAACTTCGACCAGATTCTCGAAGACGCTGCACGGCTAAAGCGCAATAAGGTGGCTGTAGCCTGTGCACACGAGCAGTCGGTAATGGAGGCGCTGCGCTTGGCACAAAATGCCAGTCTGGCGCAGCCTCTTTTTATAGGTGACGCCGAACGCATCTATGCTATTGCACACGACCTGGAATACGCCATCACCCCCGATATGGTACTGGATGAGCCCGACGACATCGCGGCGGCGCGACGGGCGGTACAGATGGTGCGGGAGGGCGAGTGCGACGTACTGATGAAAGGACAAATCCACACCGCAGACCTGCTGCGTGCCATCCTGGACCGTGAAGCAGGCTTGCGCACCGGTCGCATCATGAGCCATGTGTTCATCCTGGAGCTGAAAGACCGCTTGCTGATGGTCACCGACGGCGCGATGAACATCAAGCCCGACCTGATGCAGAAAGCGCAGATTATCTGCAACGCGGTGTTCGTGGCTCAGGGACTGGGCATTCGCCGACCGAAAGTAGCTGTGCTGGCTGCGGTGGAGACCGTCAATCCCGACGTGCCATCCACCATCGACGCTGCCATCCTCTCCAAAATGGCGGAACGCAACCAGATACCGGATTGTATCGTGGATGGGCCCTTCCAGATGGACAACATCCTGTCCGAGGAAGCGGCGCGGATGAAGAGGCTGAACAGCCCCGTAGCAGGCAACGCGGACATCGTGCTGGTTCCTGATATCGAGGCGGGTAACGCGCTGGTAAAGATGTTCGCGCATGCCAGCAGCGGGCGGGTGGCCGGTATTCTGGTAGGGGCATCTGCGCCGGTGGTGTTGACCAGTCGTGCCGACACGGCGGAGTCTAAGATGTTGTCGATTGCGGTTGCCGCTATTCTGGCGAACCCGCCGCGCCGAGCGCGAATTAGATTGGGTACGGTGTCGGTGTAA